From the genome of Mixophyes fleayi isolate aMixFle1 chromosome 2, aMixFle1.hap1, whole genome shotgun sequence, one region includes:
- the TAB3 gene encoding TGF-beta-activated kinase 1 and MAP3K7-binding protein 3 isoform X3: protein MEGHNPEDSRANSNLLHINLGIHPGTNFQGGEGTQMNGRPLVHSSSDGHIDPQHASGKLICLVQEPHSAPAVVPQNYNPFFLNDQSRNSPTPPPQPLQQQGVNTSAMQASLPTYMHIPRYSASPITVTVSQNIPSPHNVPRALQILPQVQGNPYGTPNSIYIRQSSQNSPGRQTPQNPPWPQSSPVPLTGYNPCPLPVYPPSYQPPPYSPKQPQLPQSAFRSPPASQCTSPYSSPQHQVQPNQLSHQTSHVFMQPSPSTASPHTYQQAPPPYPKPSSHSVSYLPYGSSMSKASMNKIEITVESPQRPGTAMNRSPSPINNQSSQRSQHSAYASNARSGSPSRVIPGQPKTPYGVNPLYITYTQPQANPGSPSPSPRVLMSPSNPTVFKITVARAPTENLLNIVDQEQHPGAPEPIQPISLMPISGVEKGVHKFHRSSSSGSDDYAYTQALLLHQRARMERLAKELTFEKEGLEKLKAEVNGMEHDLMQRRLRRVNCTTSIPTPEEMTRLRSLNRQLQINIDCTLKEVDLLQSRGVGKLDVKAMSNFYDNIAPGPAVPPNTCKKESSDSSSGERKARRISVTSKVKAEPPDIPNPGAADIAPRHRSGQRPARDEDFEGSPWNCNSCTFLNHPALNRCEQCEMPRFT from the exons ATGGAGGGTCACAACCCAGAGGACAGTAGAGCAAACAGTAATCTTTTGCACATTAACCTTGGTATCCATCCAGGCACCAATTTCCAGGGAGGAGAAGGAACACAGATGAATGGACGACCCCTAGTTCATAGCTCAAGTGATGGTCACATCGATCCACAGCACGCGTCTGGCAAGCTTATATGTTTGGTTCAAGAGCCCCATTCTGCGCCTGCAGTTGTGCCACAGAATTACAATCCATTTTTCTTGAATGACCAGAGTCGAAATTCGCCAACTCCACCACCACAGCCCCTTCAGCAGCAAGGTGTTAACACATCAGCTATGCAAGCTTCTCTGCCAACGTATATGCACATACCTCGCTATAGTGCAAGTCCTATAACTGTAACAGTGTCACAAAATATACCTTCTCCTCACAATGTGCCGCGAGCATTACAGATTCTTCCTCAAGTTCAGGGCAATCCCTATGGGACTCCAAATTCTATTTACATTAGACAGTCATCACAAAATTCTCCCGGCAGGCAGACCCCACAGAACCCACCTTGGCCTCAATCTTCTCCAGTTCCACTCACTGGCTATAATCCTTGTCCCCTTCCTGTATATCCTCCAAGTTACCAACCTCCACCATATTCTCCAAAGCAGCCTCAGCTTCCACAGTCTGCTTTTCGTTCCCCTCCTGCATCTCAGTGCACTTCTCCTTATAGCTCACCACAGCATCAAGTACAGCCTAATCAACTAAGCCACCAGACTTCTCATGTGTTTATGCAACCCAGTCCCTCAACAGCTTCACCTCATACTTATCAGCAAGCTCCACCCCCTTATCCAAAGCCAAGCAGCCATTCTGTATCCTATCTTCCCTATGGATCTAGCATGAGCAAGGCTTCTATGAACAAGATAGAAATTACAGTTGAATCGCCACAAAGACCAGGAACTGCTATGAATAGAAGTCCTTCACCAATAAATAATCAATCTTCCCAACGGAGTCAGCATTCTGCATATGCCTCAAATGCACGGTCAGGTTCTCCTTCAAGGGTGATACCTGGCCAGCCAAAGACTCCATATGGTGTTAACccattatatataacatacacacaaCCACAGGCCAACCCTGGCTCTCCATCCCCATCTCCTCGTGTATTGATGTCCCCATCTAACCCAACAGTTTTTAAAATTACTGTTGCACGGGCCCCTACTGAAAATCTTTTAAATATTGTGGACCAAGAGCAGCATCCTGGAGCTCCAGAACCCATACAACCTATTTCATTGATGCCAATATCAGGTGTGGAGAAGGGTGTTCACAAATTCCATCGAAGTTCCAGTTCGGGCTCGGATGATTACGCGTATACCCAAG CCTTACTACTGCACCAGCGTGCAAGAATGGAAAGACTTGCAAAAGAGCTTACGTTTGAAAAAGAGgggctggagaagctgaaggcaGAAGTAAATGGAATGGAACATGATCTGATGCAAAGACGTCTCAGAAGAGTGAACTGTACAACATCAATTCCAACT CCAGAAGAGATGACCAGATTGAGGAGCCTAAATAGGCAGCTCCAAATAAATATAGATTGTACACTGAAAGAAGTTGACCTGCTTCAGTCAAGAG GGGTGGGGAAGCTTGATGTGAAAGCAATGAGCAACTTCTACGATAACATAGCTCCTGGTCCTGCTGTGCCTCCCAACACATGTAAAAAAG AGTCCTCCGATTCTTCGTCAGGAGAAAGAAAGGCCAGAAGAATAAGTGTGACCTCAAAAGTAAAAGCTGAGCCTCCTGACATCCCGAACCCCGGTGCGGCGGATATTG CTCCTCGGCACAGATCCGGCCAGAGACCAGCAAGAGATGAAGATTTTGAAGGGTCTCCGTGGAACTGCAATAGTTGTACTTTTCTCAATCACCCGGCACTAAACCGATGTGAGCAGTGTGAGATGCCTCGGTTCACCTGA
- the TAB3 gene encoding TGF-beta-activated kinase 1 and MAP3K7-binding protein 3 isoform X1 — translation MAQKMAHSQQLDIQVLNDLQQRYPEIPLEVVSQCMMQNNSNIEACCRALTQESCKYLYMEGHNPEDSRANSNLLHINLGIHPGTNFQGGEGTQMNGRPLVHSSSDGHIDPQHASGKLICLVQEPHSAPAVVPQNYNPFFLNDQSRNSPTPPPQPLQQQGVNTSAMQASLPTYMHIPRYSASPITVTVSQNIPSPHNVPRALQILPQVQGNPYGTPNSIYIRQSSQNSPGRQTPQNPPWPQSSPVPLTGYNPCPLPVYPPSYQPPPYSPKQPQLPQSAFRSPPASQCTSPYSSPQHQVQPNQLSHQTSHVFMQPSPSTASPHTYQQAPPPYPKPSSHSVSYLPYGSSMSKASMNKIEITVESPQRPGTAMNRSPSPINNQSSQRSQHSAYASNARSGSPSRVIPGQPKTPYGVNPLYITYTQPQANPGSPSPSPRVLMSPSNPTVFKITVARAPTENLLNIVDQEQHPGAPEPIQPISLMPISGVEKGVHKFHRSSSSGSDDYAYTQALLLHQRARMERLAKELTFEKEGLEKLKAEVNGMEHDLMQRRLRRVNCTTSIPTPEEMTRLRSLNRQLQINIDCTLKEVDLLQSRGVGKLDVKAMSNFYDNIAPGPAVPPNTCKKESSDSSSGERKARRISVTSKVKAEPPDIPNPGAADIAPRHRSGQRPARDEDFEGSPWNCNSCTFLNHPALNRCEQCEMPRFT, via the exons ATGGCACAGAAGATGGCACATAGTCAGCAGCTTGATATCCAGGTATTAAATGATCTTCAACAACGCTACCCTGAGATTCCACTGGAAGTGGTGTCTCAGTGCATGATGCAG aacaATAGTAACATCGAGGCTTGCTGCAGAGCTCTGACCCAAGAAAGCTGCAAGTACCTTTATATGGAGGGTCACAACCCAGAGGACAGTAGAGCAAACAGTAATCTTTTGCACATTAACCTTGGTATCCATCCAGGCACCAATTTCCAGGGAGGAGAAGGAACACAGATGAATGGACGACCCCTAGTTCATAGCTCAAGTGATGGTCACATCGATCCACAGCACGCGTCTGGCAAGCTTATATGTTTGGTTCAAGAGCCCCATTCTGCGCCTGCAGTTGTGCCACAGAATTACAATCCATTTTTCTTGAATGACCAGAGTCGAAATTCGCCAACTCCACCACCACAGCCCCTTCAGCAGCAAGGTGTTAACACATCAGCTATGCAAGCTTCTCTGCCAACGTATATGCACATACCTCGCTATAGTGCAAGTCCTATAACTGTAACAGTGTCACAAAATATACCTTCTCCTCACAATGTGCCGCGAGCATTACAGATTCTTCCTCAAGTTCAGGGCAATCCCTATGGGACTCCAAATTCTATTTACATTAGACAGTCATCACAAAATTCTCCCGGCAGGCAGACCCCACAGAACCCACCTTGGCCTCAATCTTCTCCAGTTCCACTCACTGGCTATAATCCTTGTCCCCTTCCTGTATATCCTCCAAGTTACCAACCTCCACCATATTCTCCAAAGCAGCCTCAGCTTCCACAGTCTGCTTTTCGTTCCCCTCCTGCATCTCAGTGCACTTCTCCTTATAGCTCACCACAGCATCAAGTACAGCCTAATCAACTAAGCCACCAGACTTCTCATGTGTTTATGCAACCCAGTCCCTCAACAGCTTCACCTCATACTTATCAGCAAGCTCCACCCCCTTATCCAAAGCCAAGCAGCCATTCTGTATCCTATCTTCCCTATGGATCTAGCATGAGCAAGGCTTCTATGAACAAGATAGAAATTACAGTTGAATCGCCACAAAGACCAGGAACTGCTATGAATAGAAGTCCTTCACCAATAAATAATCAATCTTCCCAACGGAGTCAGCATTCTGCATATGCCTCAAATGCACGGTCAGGTTCTCCTTCAAGGGTGATACCTGGCCAGCCAAAGACTCCATATGGTGTTAACccattatatataacatacacacaaCCACAGGCCAACCCTGGCTCTCCATCCCCATCTCCTCGTGTATTGATGTCCCCATCTAACCCAACAGTTTTTAAAATTACTGTTGCACGGGCCCCTACTGAAAATCTTTTAAATATTGTGGACCAAGAGCAGCATCCTGGAGCTCCAGAACCCATACAACCTATTTCATTGATGCCAATATCAGGTGTGGAGAAGGGTGTTCACAAATTCCATCGAAGTTCCAGTTCGGGCTCGGATGATTACGCGTATACCCAAG CCTTACTACTGCACCAGCGTGCAAGAATGGAAAGACTTGCAAAAGAGCTTACGTTTGAAAAAGAGgggctggagaagctgaaggcaGAAGTAAATGGAATGGAACATGATCTGATGCAAAGACGTCTCAGAAGAGTGAACTGTACAACATCAATTCCAACT CCAGAAGAGATGACCAGATTGAGGAGCCTAAATAGGCAGCTCCAAATAAATATAGATTGTACACTGAAAGAAGTTGACCTGCTTCAGTCAAGAG GGGTGGGGAAGCTTGATGTGAAAGCAATGAGCAACTTCTACGATAACATAGCTCCTGGTCCTGCTGTGCCTCCCAACACATGTAAAAAAG AGTCCTCCGATTCTTCGTCAGGAGAAAGAAAGGCCAGAAGAATAAGTGTGACCTCAAAAGTAAAAGCTGAGCCTCCTGACATCCCGAACCCCGGTGCGGCGGATATTG CTCCTCGGCACAGATCCGGCCAGAGACCAGCAAGAGATGAAGATTTTGAAGGGTCTCCGTGGAACTGCAATAGTTGTACTTTTCTCAATCACCCGGCACTAAACCGATGTGAGCAGTGTGAGATGCCTCGGTTCACCTGA
- the TAB3 gene encoding TGF-beta-activated kinase 1 and MAP3K7-binding protein 3 isoform X2 — protein sequence MAQKMAHSQQLDIQNNSNIEACCRALTQESCKYLYMEGHNPEDSRANSNLLHINLGIHPGTNFQGGEGTQMNGRPLVHSSSDGHIDPQHASGKLICLVQEPHSAPAVVPQNYNPFFLNDQSRNSPTPPPQPLQQQGVNTSAMQASLPTYMHIPRYSASPITVTVSQNIPSPHNVPRALQILPQVQGNPYGTPNSIYIRQSSQNSPGRQTPQNPPWPQSSPVPLTGYNPCPLPVYPPSYQPPPYSPKQPQLPQSAFRSPPASQCTSPYSSPQHQVQPNQLSHQTSHVFMQPSPSTASPHTYQQAPPPYPKPSSHSVSYLPYGSSMSKASMNKIEITVESPQRPGTAMNRSPSPINNQSSQRSQHSAYASNARSGSPSRVIPGQPKTPYGVNPLYITYTQPQANPGSPSPSPRVLMSPSNPTVFKITVARAPTENLLNIVDQEQHPGAPEPIQPISLMPISGVEKGVHKFHRSSSSGSDDYAYTQALLLHQRARMERLAKELTFEKEGLEKLKAEVNGMEHDLMQRRLRRVNCTTSIPTPEEMTRLRSLNRQLQINIDCTLKEVDLLQSRGVGKLDVKAMSNFYDNIAPGPAVPPNTCKKESSDSSSGERKARRISVTSKVKAEPPDIPNPGAADIAPRHRSGQRPARDEDFEGSPWNCNSCTFLNHPALNRCEQCEMPRFT from the exons ATGGCACAGAAGATGGCACATAGTCAGCAGCTTGATATCCAG aacaATAGTAACATCGAGGCTTGCTGCAGAGCTCTGACCCAAGAAAGCTGCAAGTACCTTTATATGGAGGGTCACAACCCAGAGGACAGTAGAGCAAACAGTAATCTTTTGCACATTAACCTTGGTATCCATCCAGGCACCAATTTCCAGGGAGGAGAAGGAACACAGATGAATGGACGACCCCTAGTTCATAGCTCAAGTGATGGTCACATCGATCCACAGCACGCGTCTGGCAAGCTTATATGTTTGGTTCAAGAGCCCCATTCTGCGCCTGCAGTTGTGCCACAGAATTACAATCCATTTTTCTTGAATGACCAGAGTCGAAATTCGCCAACTCCACCACCACAGCCCCTTCAGCAGCAAGGTGTTAACACATCAGCTATGCAAGCTTCTCTGCCAACGTATATGCACATACCTCGCTATAGTGCAAGTCCTATAACTGTAACAGTGTCACAAAATATACCTTCTCCTCACAATGTGCCGCGAGCATTACAGATTCTTCCTCAAGTTCAGGGCAATCCCTATGGGACTCCAAATTCTATTTACATTAGACAGTCATCACAAAATTCTCCCGGCAGGCAGACCCCACAGAACCCACCTTGGCCTCAATCTTCTCCAGTTCCACTCACTGGCTATAATCCTTGTCCCCTTCCTGTATATCCTCCAAGTTACCAACCTCCACCATATTCTCCAAAGCAGCCTCAGCTTCCACAGTCTGCTTTTCGTTCCCCTCCTGCATCTCAGTGCACTTCTCCTTATAGCTCACCACAGCATCAAGTACAGCCTAATCAACTAAGCCACCAGACTTCTCATGTGTTTATGCAACCCAGTCCCTCAACAGCTTCACCTCATACTTATCAGCAAGCTCCACCCCCTTATCCAAAGCCAAGCAGCCATTCTGTATCCTATCTTCCCTATGGATCTAGCATGAGCAAGGCTTCTATGAACAAGATAGAAATTACAGTTGAATCGCCACAAAGACCAGGAACTGCTATGAATAGAAGTCCTTCACCAATAAATAATCAATCTTCCCAACGGAGTCAGCATTCTGCATATGCCTCAAATGCACGGTCAGGTTCTCCTTCAAGGGTGATACCTGGCCAGCCAAAGACTCCATATGGTGTTAACccattatatataacatacacacaaCCACAGGCCAACCCTGGCTCTCCATCCCCATCTCCTCGTGTATTGATGTCCCCATCTAACCCAACAGTTTTTAAAATTACTGTTGCACGGGCCCCTACTGAAAATCTTTTAAATATTGTGGACCAAGAGCAGCATCCTGGAGCTCCAGAACCCATACAACCTATTTCATTGATGCCAATATCAGGTGTGGAGAAGGGTGTTCACAAATTCCATCGAAGTTCCAGTTCGGGCTCGGATGATTACGCGTATACCCAAG CCTTACTACTGCACCAGCGTGCAAGAATGGAAAGACTTGCAAAAGAGCTTACGTTTGAAAAAGAGgggctggagaagctgaaggcaGAAGTAAATGGAATGGAACATGATCTGATGCAAAGACGTCTCAGAAGAGTGAACTGTACAACATCAATTCCAACT CCAGAAGAGATGACCAGATTGAGGAGCCTAAATAGGCAGCTCCAAATAAATATAGATTGTACACTGAAAGAAGTTGACCTGCTTCAGTCAAGAG GGGTGGGGAAGCTTGATGTGAAAGCAATGAGCAACTTCTACGATAACATAGCTCCTGGTCCTGCTGTGCCTCCCAACACATGTAAAAAAG AGTCCTCCGATTCTTCGTCAGGAGAAAGAAAGGCCAGAAGAATAAGTGTGACCTCAAAAGTAAAAGCTGAGCCTCCTGACATCCCGAACCCCGGTGCGGCGGATATTG CTCCTCGGCACAGATCCGGCCAGAGACCAGCAAGAGATGAAGATTTTGAAGGGTCTCCGTGGAACTGCAATAGTTGTACTTTTCTCAATCACCCGGCACTAAACCGATGTGAGCAGTGTGAGATGCCTCGGTTCACCTGA